From the Mycobacterium noviomagense genome, the window CGATATCGCCCGCCTGGATGCACGCATCGAGGAGGCGATCGCTCCTTCGACCCATCCGGGAGTTGCTGATGAGCATCCCGGGCTGGTCGCGGCTGGTGGCCGATGTGTTCATCGCCGAAACCGGTGCGGACATGAGCGTATTTCCCACCGCCGCGCACCTGGCGTCGTGGGCCGGGTGGTGCCGGGCTGCGACGAGTCAGCAGGCCGGGTCAAATCGGGCGCCACCCGCCCGGGCAACCGTCACCTTAAAGCCGCGCTCGGCGTGGCAGCCCTGTCGGCCGCTCGCACCAAAGGCACCTACTACAGCATCCGCTACCGGCGCATCGCCGGCCGGCGCCGGGCCGCCCAATCGCGCAGAGACAAAACCGCCGGTATGTCGATCGCCGGCCAGATCGCCCTAGTCTCCATCGAACACAAGATGCTCACCGACGCCTGGAACATGCTGACCAACGGCGCCTTCTACCGCGATCCCGGCCCCGACTACTACACCCGACACCAGCCCGGCAAAGCCAAGGCACGAGCCATCAAGCAATTGGAGAGCCTGGGATACAAAGTCACCCTCGAGCCACCCACCCAAGCCGCCTAACACCTAATGCCAGCGACTCATCAGCAAGGGGTCGCCTCATTTTCGAGTGAGACGCAAAAGCCCCTTTTGCGTCTGCGTGTCGGGGGCTTTTGCGTCTGCTCGACATAGACGGTAGACATGCCGTGGTGGCAGCCAAACTTGATGCTACTGACGTACACAGATATATTGACTGCAACCAACAGACACAGATACCCGGGAGGCGCTGTGCCGGATCCTAAGGACCTGAACCTGTTGCGTGAACTCGAGCCGGTCGTCGAGAAGAACCTCAACCGGCATCTGAGCATGCATAAGGAGTGGAATCCGCACGACTACATCCCGTGGTCGGACGGCAAGAACTTCTACGCCCTGGGCGGGCAAGACTGGTCACCAGAGCAGTCCAAGCTTTCCGATGTCGCCCAGGTGGCAATGGTTCAAAACTTGATGACCGAGGACAACCTGCCGTCGTATCACCGCGAGATCGCGATGAGCATGGGCATGGACGGCGCCTGGGGCCAGTGGGTCAACCGCTGGACCGCCGAGGAGAACCGGCACGGCATCGCGCTGCGCGACTACCTGGTGGTTACCCGCGCGGTCGACCCAGTCGAATTGGAACTGCTGCGCATTGAGGTGGTGAACCGGGGCTTCAGCCCGGGCCAGAACCACCAGGGCGACCTGTTCTGCGAGAACATCTTCGACTCGATTCTCTACGTCACGTTCCAGGAGTTGGCCACCCGCATCTCGCACCGCAACACCGGCAAGGCCTGTGACGATCCGATCGCTGACCAGCTGCTGGCCAGAATCTCGGCCGACGAGAACCTGCACATGATCTTCTACCGCGACCTGTCCGAAGCCGGCATGGAGCTCGAGCCGAACAAGGCGATGAAATCGTTGCACCGGGTTTTGCGTAACTTCAAGATGCCCGGGTTCACCGTGCCGGAGTTTCGGCGCAAGGCCGTGATGATCGCAGTCGGCGGCGTCTACGATCCGCGCATCCACCTCGACCATGTCGTGATGCCGGTGTTGAAGAAGTGGCGCATCTTCGAGCGCGATGACTTCACCGGCGAGGCCGCCCGGTTGCGCGACGACCTTGCCGTGCTGATGGGCGAGCTTGAGGTGGCCTGCGACAAGTTCGAGGTGTCCAAGCAACGTCAACTTGAGCGGGAAGCCCGGACGGGCAAGAGGGTGACCGCCCTCGAGCTGCATAAAACCGAAGGCAAGCTGGCGATGAGCCGGCGGTAGCCGGTGCGGATCGGTCCTTTCACTCTCGCCAGCCCGGTGGTGCTGGCCCCGATGGCGGGTGTGACCAACGTCGCGTTCCGGACTCTGTGCCGGAAGCTGGAGCAATCCAAGGTCGGCACGGTCAGCGGCCTCTACGTCTGCGAGATGGTGACGGCACGCGCGCTCGTCGAACGCCATCCGGCCACCATGCACATGGTGACCTTCGCCGACGACGAGTCACCCCGCTCGCTGCAGCTCTACACCGTCGACCCGGTCACCACCTACGAGGCCGTCCGGATGATCGCTGCGGAGGATCTGGCCGACCACGTCGACATGAACTTCGGCTGCCCGGTGCCCAAGGTCACCCGACGCGGCGGCGGGGCGGCGCTGCCGTTCAAGCGGCGGCTGTTCGGCCAGATCGTGGCCGCGGCTGTGCGCGCCACCGAAGGCACCCGCATACCGGTGACAGTCAAGTTCCGCATCGGTATCGACGACGAGCACCACACCCACCTGGATGCCGGCCGCATCGCCGAGAGTGAAGGCGCCGCCGCGGTCGCATTGCACGCCCGTACCGCGGCGCAGCGCTACTCGGGCGCTGCGGACTGGGAGCAGATTGCGCGGCTCAAGGAGCAGGTACGCACGATCCCGGTACTCGGCAACGGGGACATCTTCGACGCCAGCGACGCGCTGACCATGATGGCGGCCACCGGGTGCGACGGCGTGGTCATCGGGCGCGGCTGCCTGGGCCGGCCGTGGCTGTTCGCCGAGCTC encodes:
- a CDS encoding acyl-ACP desaturase, whose protein sequence is MPDPKDLNLLRELEPVVEKNLNRHLSMHKEWNPHDYIPWSDGKNFYALGGQDWSPEQSKLSDVAQVAMVQNLMTEDNLPSYHREIAMSMGMDGAWGQWVNRWTAEENRHGIALRDYLVVTRAVDPVELELLRIEVVNRGFSPGQNHQGDLFCENIFDSILYVTFQELATRISHRNTGKACDDPIADQLLARISADENLHMIFYRDLSEAGMELEPNKAMKSLHRVLRNFKMPGFTVPEFRRKAVMIAVGGVYDPRIHLDHVVMPVLKKWRIFERDDFTGEAARLRDDLAVLMGELEVACDKFEVSKQRQLEREARTGKRVTALELHKTEGKLAMSRR
- the dusB gene encoding tRNA dihydrouridine synthase DusB, encoding MRIGPFTLASPVVLAPMAGVTNVAFRTLCRKLEQSKVGTVSGLYVCEMVTARALVERHPATMHMVTFADDESPRSLQLYTVDPVTTYEAVRMIAAEDLADHVDMNFGCPVPKVTRRGGGAALPFKRRLFGQIVAAAVRATEGTRIPVTVKFRIGIDDEHHTHLDAGRIAESEGAAAVALHARTAAQRYSGAADWEQIARLKEQVRTIPVLGNGDIFDASDALTMMAATGCDGVVIGRGCLGRPWLFAELSAAFTGRPAPPPPTLGEVADIIRRHAKLLAAHFGEDKGMRDLRKHIGWYLHGFPAGSELRRALALVKAFDELDALLGRLDPEVPFPPAATGPRGRQGSPARVALPDGWLTDRDDCTVPAGADIMHSGG